One Kitasatospora sp. MAP12-44 DNA segment encodes these proteins:
- the proB gene encoding glutamate 5-kinase, whose protein sequence is MNDQTLRQDVLTARRVVVKVGSSSLTTAAGGLDADRVDALVDALATALARPQAPEIVLVSSGAIAAGLAPLGLDRRPHDLARQQAAASVGQGLLVARYTASFARYGRRVGQVLLTAEDASRRAHYRNAYRTLDQLLAMGAVPIVNENDTVATAEIKFGDNDRLAALVAHLVRADLLVLLSDVDGLYDGDPSRPGSNRIAEVRGPQDLQGIEIGSAGKAGVGTGGMVTKVEAARIATGAGIPVVLTAARHAADALAGRQTGTLFTRTGARTADRLLWLAHASSPRGSLHLDAGAVAAVVEGGKSLLPAGVTRVDGDFAAGDPVDLLAENGHIVARGLVNFDARELPRLLGRSTRELAQELGAAYEREVIHRDDLVVLRG, encoded by the coding sequence ATGAACGATCAGACACTGCGGCAGGACGTCCTCACCGCCCGGCGGGTCGTGGTCAAGGTCGGGTCCTCCTCGCTCACCACGGCGGCCGGCGGGCTGGACGCCGACCGGGTGGACGCCCTGGTGGACGCGCTGGCGACGGCGCTCGCGCGGCCGCAGGCACCGGAGATCGTGCTGGTCTCCTCCGGTGCGATCGCGGCTGGTCTCGCACCGCTCGGCCTGGACCGGCGTCCGCACGACCTGGCCCGCCAGCAGGCCGCCGCCAGCGTCGGCCAGGGCCTGCTGGTGGCCCGCTACACGGCCTCCTTCGCGCGCTACGGCCGCCGGGTCGGCCAGGTGCTGCTGACCGCCGAGGACGCCAGCCGCCGGGCGCACTACCGCAACGCCTACCGCACGCTGGACCAGCTGCTGGCGATGGGCGCGGTGCCGATCGTCAACGAGAACGACACCGTCGCCACCGCCGAGATCAAGTTCGGCGACAACGACCGGCTCGCCGCGCTGGTCGCCCACCTGGTCCGGGCCGACCTGCTGGTGCTGCTCTCCGACGTGGACGGCCTCTACGACGGCGACCCCAGCCGCCCGGGCAGCAACCGGATCGCCGAGGTGCGCGGCCCGCAGGACCTCCAGGGCATCGAGATCGGCAGCGCCGGCAAGGCGGGCGTCGGCACCGGCGGGATGGTCACCAAGGTCGAGGCGGCCCGGATCGCCACCGGTGCCGGCATCCCGGTGGTGCTCACCGCCGCCCGGCACGCCGCCGACGCGCTGGCCGGCCGGCAGACCGGCACACTCTTCACCCGCACCGGCGCGCGCACCGCCGACCGGCTGCTCTGGCTGGCCCACGCCAGCAGCCCGCGCGGCTCGCTGCACCTGGACGCCGGCGCGGTCGCCGCGGTGGTGGAGGGCGGCAAGTCGCTGCTGCCGGCCGGGGTCACCCGGGTCGACGGCGACTTCGCCGCGGGCGATCCGGTGGACCTTCTTGCCGAAAACGGTCACATCGTGGCGCGTGGGCTGGTCAACTTTGATGCGAGGGAGCTGCCGCGCCTGCTCGGCCGGTCGACGCGGGAACTGGCCCAGGAGCTCGGTGCCGCGTACGAGCGTGAGGTCATCCACCGGGACGACCTGGTGGTGCTGCGCGGCTGA
- the obgE gene encoding GTPase ObgE: MTTFVDRVELHVAAGNGGHGCASVHREKFKPLGGPDGGNGGDGGTVTLVVDTSITTLLEYHHSPKRKAQNGKPGAGGHRTGSTGDDLVLPVPDGTVVLDKQGNILGDLVGHGTTFVAAQGGRGGLGNSALASSRRKAPGFALLGEPGEARDIVMELKSVADVALVGYPSAGKSSLISVISAAKPKIADYPFTTLIPNLGVVTAGDTIYTVADVPGLIPGASQGRGLGLEFLRHVERCTVLVHVLDCATLEPGRDPLTDLETIEEELAQYGGLDDRPRLVALNKVDVPDGQDIADLTRASLEERGYRVFEVSAASRSGLRELNFAMAQIVAEARAAKPVEESTRIVLRPTAVDDAGFTVVEEDGAYRVRGLKPERWVRQTDFSNDEAVGYLADRLARLGVEDKLWKVGAKEGDTVIIGSDDNAVVFDWEPTMAAGAEMLGRRGEDHRFETPRPAVDRRRDKAKNRDAAEDEFRAFEALSSGRAPVEVDEADE; the protein is encoded by the coding sequence ATGACCACCTTCGTGGACCGCGTCGAACTGCACGTCGCCGCGGGTAACGGGGGCCACGGCTGCGCCTCCGTGCACCGGGAGAAGTTCAAGCCGCTCGGCGGCCCCGACGGCGGCAACGGCGGCGACGGCGGCACCGTGACCCTGGTGGTCGACACCAGCATCACCACGCTGCTCGAGTACCACCACTCGCCCAAGCGCAAGGCGCAGAACGGCAAGCCCGGCGCCGGCGGCCACCGCACCGGCTCCACCGGCGACGACCTGGTGCTGCCCGTGCCGGACGGCACCGTGGTGCTCGACAAGCAGGGCAACATCCTCGGCGACCTGGTCGGCCATGGCACCACCTTCGTCGCAGCCCAGGGCGGCCGCGGCGGTCTGGGCAACTCGGCGCTCGCCTCGTCCCGCCGCAAGGCCCCCGGGTTCGCGCTGCTCGGCGAGCCCGGCGAGGCCCGCGACATCGTGATGGAGCTCAAGTCCGTCGCCGATGTCGCGCTGGTCGGCTACCCGAGCGCGGGCAAGTCCTCGCTGATCTCGGTGATCTCGGCCGCCAAGCCGAAGATCGCGGACTACCCGTTCACCACCCTGATCCCCAACCTCGGCGTGGTCACCGCGGGCGACACCATCTACACCGTGGCCGACGTCCCCGGTCTGATCCCGGGCGCCAGCCAGGGCCGCGGCCTGGGCCTGGAGTTCCTGCGCCACGTCGAGCGCTGCACCGTGCTGGTGCACGTGCTGGACTGCGCGACGCTGGAGCCCGGCCGCGACCCGCTCACCGACCTGGAGACCATCGAGGAGGAGCTCGCCCAGTACGGCGGTCTGGACGACCGTCCGCGCCTGGTCGCGCTCAACAAGGTGGACGTCCCGGACGGCCAGGACATCGCCGACCTGACCCGCGCCTCGCTGGAGGAGCGCGGCTACCGCGTCTTCGAGGTCTCCGCCGCCTCCCGCTCGGGCCTGCGCGAGCTGAACTTCGCGATGGCGCAGATCGTCGCCGAGGCGCGCGCGGCCAAGCCGGTCGAGGAGTCCACCCGCATCGTGCTGCGTCCGACCGCGGTGGACGACGCCGGCTTCACGGTCGTCGAGGAGGACGGCGCGTACCGCGTGCGCGGCCTCAAGCCGGAGCGCTGGGTCCGCCAGACCGACTTCTCCAACGACGAGGCCGTCGGCTACCTCGCGGACCGGCTGGCCCGGCTCGGCGTCGAGGACAAGCTGTGGAAGGTCGGGGCCAAGGAGGGTGACACCGTCATCATCGGCTCGGACGACAACGCGGTCGTCTTCGACTGGGAGCCGACCATGGCCGCCGGCGCCGAGATGCTCGGCCGCCGCGGCGAGGACCACCGCTTCGAGACCCCGCGCCCGGCGGTCGACCGCCGTCGCGACAAGGCGAAGAACCGGGACGCCGCCGAGGACGAGTTCCGCGCCTTCGAGGCGCTCTCCTCCGGCCGCGCGCCGGTCGAGGTCGACGAGGCCGACGAGTAG
- the rpmA gene encoding 50S ribosomal protein L27 has translation MAHKKGASSTRNGRDSNAQRLGVKRFGGQVVSAGEILVRQRGTHFHPGAGVGRGGDDTLFALTAGAVQFGTHRGRKVVNIVAVAA, from the coding sequence ATGGCACACAAGAAGGGCGCAAGCTCTACCCGGAACGGCCGTGACTCGAACGCCCAGCGCCTCGGCGTGAAGCGTTTCGGCGGCCAGGTCGTCAGCGCCGGCGAGATCCTGGTCCGCCAGCGCGGCACCCACTTCCACCCGGGTGCGGGCGTCGGTCGCGGTGGCGACGACACCCTGTTCGCGCTGACCGCCGGTGCGGTCCAGTTCGGCACGCACCGCGGCCGCAAGGTCGTCAACATCGTGGCCGTCGCGGCCTGA
- the rplU gene encoding 50S ribosomal protein L21, protein MYAIVRAGGRQHKVAVGDVLEIDRVDVKPGDSVELSTILVVDGEAVTSDPWVLAGIKVHAEVVDHTKGEKIVILRYKNKTGYRRRQGHRQRHTAIRVTSIDTAK, encoded by the coding sequence ATGTACGCGATCGTTCGCGCCGGCGGCCGCCAGCACAAGGTCGCCGTCGGCGACGTGCTGGAGATTGACCGCGTTGACGTCAAGCCGGGTGACTCGGTGGAGCTCTCGACCATCCTGGTCGTCGACGGCGAAGCCGTCACCTCCGACCCGTGGGTCCTGGCCGGCATCAAGGTTCACGCCGAGGTCGTCGACCACACCAAGGGTGAGAAGATCGTCATCCTTCGCTACAAGAACAAGACCGGCTACCGTCGGCGCCAGGGTCACCGCCAGCGCCACACCGCCATCCGCGTCACCAGCATCGACACCGCGAAGTAA
- a CDS encoding Rne/Rng family ribonuclease, protein MPENTEAQHTADSGDSAEGTAAPVRRRRRAVSRPAGAPQGAAELSAETVIPAETAPAAAAAVEEPAAEPEKPVRARRTARKRAEAPAGAPAAVEETAAVVEEPAVEPEKPVRARRTARKRAEAPAGAPAAVEETVAAPVVEEPVVEPEKPVRARRTARKRAEAPAGAPVVAVEEPAAVEEPAAVAEEPVAEPEPEVAPESAPRARRRAVRPSTAIFQAPVFQEPTAYVAPVAPAAPAPVAAPAPAAPAVSSAPIGLPPEAEAEEEYEYSGVGRRRRGGRTPVRVTPQTRKGAGGRTARQAAARQAAVEAPAEPVAPAAPVAPPVEPAEVPVQVAAQGPEQESDWEEDGRPSSRRRRRGGRRRRRGESEEFEAEVQETEQSVDEPVESQTEDSGEESVDDEDEDDLAGGLASSRRRRRRRRRSGEPVEQAENGQPDENVRTVVKIREPRRRSTEPSFDPDEVQSIKGSTRLEAKKQRRREGRELGRRRVPIITEAEFLARRESVERVMVVRQNGERTQIGVLEDGVLVEHYVNKEQATSYVGNVYLGKVQNVLPSMEAAFVDIGKGRNAVLYAGEVNFGQLGHSGPRRIESVLKSGQSVLVQVSKDPIGHKGARLTSQISLPGRYLVYVPEGSMTGISRKLPENERARLKQILKKIVPDDAGVIVRTAAEGASEDELTRDVQRLQGQWEEIQKKVASGNAPTLLYGEPDMTVRVVRDIFNEDFTKVIVSGNDAWNTIHEYVGGVAPDLVDRLQKWTSNVDVFATYRIDEQLMKALDRKVWLPSGGSLVIDRTEAMIVVDVNTGKFVGQGGNLEETVTRNNIEAAEEIVRQLRLRDLGGIIVIDFIDMVLESNRDLVLRRLLECLGRDRTKHQVAEVTSLGLVQMTRKRVGQGLLESFSESCVHCNGRGVIVHMEQPTSVGGGGGPVGTAGEAAAPGGKRRRRGKGGVAAEEPQPHLIEDESELDEVEEHEHEEFEFVSGDEQLEIEVPSAPVEAVVEVEPVVEAEPVVEATAEPAEQPSLVEIAPAAPAGGRTRRRAVRKATASAGSPGEAEIVVLQSRAEAVVEAALAAAAQAPVEEPAPAVVEAAESAEEPVAEEAPAPKKRAPRKAAAKKTAAAKTTATAKKTTARKTATKRTSAAAKKAAAAEGDSAAE, encoded by the coding sequence ATGCCTGAGAACACCGAAGCACAGCACACCGCAGATTCGGGCGACTCGGCCGAGGGCACCGCTGCCCCGGTCCGCCGCCGCCGTCGTGCGGTGTCCCGCCCGGCCGGCGCCCCGCAGGGCGCGGCCGAACTGAGCGCGGAGACCGTGATTCCGGCGGAGACCGCGCCGGCCGCCGCCGCTGCGGTCGAGGAGCCGGCCGCCGAGCCGGAGAAGCCGGTGCGCGCTCGCCGCACCGCCCGTAAGCGCGCCGAGGCTCCGGCCGGCGCCCCCGCGGCGGTCGAGGAGACCGCTGCCGTGGTGGAGGAGCCGGCTGTCGAGCCGGAGAAGCCGGTGCGCGCTCGCCGCACCGCCCGTAAGCGTGCCGAGGCTCCGGCCGGTGCCCCCGCGGCGGTCGAGGAGACCGTTGCGGCGCCGGTGGTCGAGGAGCCGGTCGTCGAGCCGGAGAAGCCGGTGCGTGCGCGTCGTACCGCCCGTAAGCGCGCCGAGGCTCCGGCCGGCGCCCCTGTGGTGGCTGTCGAGGAACCCGCCGCTGTCGAGGAGCCGGCGGCCGTGGCCGAGGAGCCGGTGGCCGAGCCCGAGCCCGAGGTGGCGCCGGAGTCCGCTCCGCGCGCCCGCCGCCGTGCGGTGCGACCGTCCACCGCGATCTTCCAGGCCCCGGTCTTCCAGGAGCCGACCGCCTATGTCGCCCCGGTGGCGCCCGCCGCTCCCGCTCCGGTCGCGGCCCCGGCGCCGGCCGCTCCCGCGGTGAGCAGCGCCCCGATCGGCCTGCCGCCGGAGGCGGAGGCCGAGGAGGAGTACGAGTACAGCGGCGTCGGCCGCCGCCGCCGCGGTGGTCGTACCCCCGTCCGGGTGACGCCGCAGACCCGCAAGGGCGCCGGCGGCCGCACGGCCCGCCAGGCAGCGGCCCGCCAGGCCGCCGTCGAGGCCCCGGCCGAGCCGGTCGCGCCCGCCGCGCCGGTCGCGCCGCCCGTGGAGCCCGCCGAGGTTCCGGTGCAGGTCGCCGCGCAGGGCCCCGAGCAGGAGTCCGACTGGGAGGAGGACGGCCGGCCGTCCTCGCGCCGTCGTCGCCGGGGCGGCCGTCGCCGCCGTCGTGGCGAGTCGGAGGAGTTCGAGGCGGAGGTCCAGGAGACCGAGCAGTCCGTGGACGAGCCGGTGGAGTCGCAGACCGAGGATTCCGGTGAGGAGTCCGTCGACGATGAGGACGAGGACGACCTGGCCGGCGGCCTGGCCTCCTCGCGTCGTCGTCGCCGTCGTCGCCGCCGCAGCGGTGAGCCGGTCGAGCAGGCCGAGAACGGCCAGCCGGACGAGAACGTCCGTACGGTCGTGAAGATCCGCGAGCCGCGCCGCCGTTCCACCGAGCCGTCCTTCGACCCGGACGAGGTGCAGTCCATCAAGGGCTCGACCCGGCTTGAGGCCAAGAAGCAGCGCCGCCGCGAGGGCCGCGAGCTGGGCCGCCGCCGGGTGCCGATCATCACCGAGGCCGAGTTCCTGGCCCGCCGCGAGTCGGTCGAGCGCGTCATGGTGGTCCGCCAGAACGGCGAGCGCACCCAGATCGGCGTCCTGGAGGACGGCGTCCTGGTCGAGCACTACGTCAACAAGGAGCAGGCCACCAGCTACGTCGGCAACGTCTACCTGGGCAAGGTCCAGAACGTGCTGCCGTCCATGGAGGCCGCCTTCGTCGACATCGGCAAGGGCCGCAACGCGGTGCTGTACGCCGGTGAGGTGAACTTCGGCCAGCTCGGCCACAGCGGCCCGCGCCGCATCGAGTCGGTGCTGAAGTCCGGCCAGTCCGTGCTGGTGCAGGTCTCCAAGGACCCGATCGGCCACAAGGGCGCCCGGCTGACCAGCCAGATCTCGCTGCCCGGCCGCTACCTGGTCTACGTGCCCGAGGGCTCGATGACCGGCATCAGCCGCAAGCTGCCCGAGAACGAGCGGGCCCGCCTCAAGCAGATCCTCAAGAAGATCGTCCCGGACGACGCCGGCGTCATCGTGCGCACCGCGGCCGAGGGCGCCAGCGAGGACGAGCTGACGCGTGACGTGCAGCGCCTGCAGGGGCAGTGGGAGGAGATCCAGAAGAAGGTGGCGAGCGGCAACGCGCCGACCCTTCTCTACGGCGAGCCGGACATGACCGTCCGGGTGGTCCGGGACATCTTCAACGAGGACTTCACCAAGGTCATCGTCTCCGGCAACGACGCCTGGAACACCATCCACGAGTACGTCGGCGGGGTGGCCCCCGACCTGGTGGACCGGCTGCAGAAGTGGACGTCCAACGTCGACGTCTTCGCCACCTACCGGATCGACGAGCAGCTGATGAAGGCGCTGGACCGCAAGGTCTGGCTGCCGAGCGGCGGTTCGCTGGTGATCGACCGGACCGAGGCGATGATCGTCGTCGACGTCAACACCGGCAAGTTCGTCGGCCAGGGCGGCAACCTCGAGGAGACCGTCACCCGCAACAACATCGAGGCGGCCGAGGAGATCGTCCGCCAGCTGCGGCTGCGCGACCTCGGCGGCATCATCGTGATCGACTTCATCGACATGGTGCTCGAGTCCAACCGGGACCTGGTGCTGCGCCGCCTGCTGGAGTGCCTGGGCCGGGACCGGACCAAGCACCAGGTGGCCGAGGTCACCTCGCTCGGCCTGGTGCAGATGACCCGCAAGCGGGTCGGCCAGGGCCTGCTGGAGTCCTTCTCCGAGAGCTGCGTGCACTGCAACGGGCGCGGCGTGATCGTCCACATGGAGCAGCCCACCTCGGTGGGCGGCGGCGGTGGCCCGGTCGGCACCGCCGGCGAGGCGGCCGCGCCGGGCGGCAAGCGCCGCCGTCGGGGCAAGGGCGGCGTCGCGGCGGAGGAGCCGCAGCCGCACCTGATCGAGGACGAGAGCGAGCTCGACGAGGTCGAGGAGCACGAGCACGAGGAGTTCGAGTTCGTCTCCGGCGACGAGCAGTTGGAGATCGAGGTGCCGTCCGCGCCTGTCGAGGCCGTCGTCGAGGTCGAGCCCGTGGTCGAGGCCGAGCCGGTGGTGGAGGCCACGGCCGAGCCCGCCGAGCAGCCGAGCCTGGTCGAGATCGCGCCCGCCGCGCCGGCCGGTGGCCGCACCCGCCGCCGTGCGGTGCGCAAGGCCACCGCTTCGGCCGGTTCGCCGGGCGAGGCCGAGATCGTGGTCCTGCAGTCGCGCGCCGAGGCCGTGGTGGAGGCCGCGCTGGCCGCCGCCGCGCAGGCGCCGGTCGAGGAGCCGGCTCCGGCCGTCGTCGAGGCCGCTGAGAGCGCCGAGGAGCCGGTGGCCGAGGAGGCCCCCGCGCCGAAGAAGCGGGCGCCGCGCAAGGCCGCTGCCAAGAAGACCGCCGCCGCCAAGACCACGGCGACGGCCAAGAAGACCACCGCCCGCAAGACCGCTACCAAGCGGACCAGCGCGGCGGCCAAGAAGGCAGCTGCCGCCGAGGGTGATTCGGCGGCTGAGTAA
- a CDS encoding TIGR03936 family radical SAM-associated protein yields MQRIRLRYTKRGRLRFTSHRDFQRAFERALRRSAVPMAYSAGFTPHPKVSYANAAPTGVASEAEYLEIGLADFRDPEALRAQLDESLPDGLDIIDAVEVRTPNFVERLEASLWEVRLVGVSEQEAARAIELFLAAENVEVERQTKNGLRVFDARGAVASLDLVSAQVGIAPLGESPATSDVRTGGACAILRLVVRHATPAVRPDDVLSGLRSTADLAPPVPAEVTRLAQGPLDEETGTVTDPLALDRAAAQAVPSETAEPQAVASA; encoded by the coding sequence GTGCAGCGCATTCGGTTGCGCTACACCAAGCGCGGCCGTCTGCGCTTCACCAGCCACCGCGACTTCCAGCGCGCGTTCGAGCGGGCCCTGCGCCGTTCCGCCGTCCCCATGGCGTACTCGGCCGGCTTCACCCCGCACCCCAAGGTGTCCTACGCCAACGCCGCCCCTACCGGGGTGGCCAGCGAGGCCGAGTACCTGGAGATCGGCCTGGCCGACTTCCGCGACCCAGAGGCGCTGCGCGCCCAGCTCGACGAGTCACTGCCCGACGGTCTGGACATCATCGACGCCGTCGAGGTCCGTACGCCGAACTTCGTGGAACGGTTGGAGGCCTCCCTCTGGGAGGTCCGGCTGGTCGGCGTGAGTGAGCAGGAGGCGGCTCGCGCGATCGAGCTCTTCCTCGCGGCCGAGAACGTCGAGGTCGAACGTCAGACCAAGAACGGCCTGCGTGTCTTCGACGCGCGCGGGGCCGTGGCGAGTCTCGACCTGGTCTCCGCGCAGGTCGGCATTGCTCCGCTCGGGGAATCCCCAGCGACCTCCGATGTTCGTACCGGTGGTGCCTGTGCGATACTGCGCCTGGTAGTACGACACGCCACACCCGCCGTACGACCAGACGACGTTTTGTCCGGTCTCCGTTCGACGGCCGACCTGGCGCCGCCGGTCCCCGCTGAGGTGACCAGGCTGGCGCAGGGGCCGCTCGACGAGGAGACCGGCACGGTGACCGACCCGCTGGCGCTCGACCGCGCTGCGGCCCAGGCCGTCCCTTCCGAGACCGCCGAGCCGCAGGCCGTAGCGTCCGCCTAG
- a CDS encoding TIGR03960 family B12-binding radical SAM protein, translated as MTVESVFPRLEALLPHVQKPIQYVGGELNSTVKDWDACDVRWALMYPDAYEVGLPNQGVMILYEVLNEREGVLAERTYSVWPDLEALMREHQVPQFTVDAHRPVKAFDVFGLSFSTELGYTNMLTALDLAGIPLEAADRTLDDPIVLAGGHAAFNPEPIADFIDCAVVGDGEQAVLDITEIIRAWKAEGRPGGRDELLLRLARTGGVYVPKFYDVEYLPDGRIGRVVPNAPGVPWRVSKHTVMDLDEWPYPKQPLVPLAETVHERMSVEIFRGCTRGCRFCQAGMITRPVRERSITGIGEMVERGLKATGFEEVGLLSLSSADHTEIADIAKGLADRYTEDKIGLSLPSTRVDAFNIDLANELTRNGRRSGLTFAPEGGSERIRKVINKMVSEEDLIRTVAAAYGNGWRQVKLYFMVGLPTETDEDVLQIAEMAKNVIQKGREVTGQNDIRCTVSIGGFVPKPHTPFQWSPQLSAEATDARLGKLRDAIRNDRKYGKNIGFRYHDGKPGIVEGLLSRGDRRTGKIIRAVYEDGGRFDGWREHFSYDRWMKAAEKGLAGTGIDVEWYTTRERAYEEVLPWDHLDSGLDKDWLWEDWQDALEEVEVDDCRWTPCFDCGVCPQMDTQIQIGPTGVKLLPLTVVK; from the coding sequence ATGACTGTCGAATCGGTCTTCCCACGCCTGGAGGCCCTCCTCCCGCACGTCCAGAAGCCGATCCAGTACGTCGGTGGCGAGCTCAACTCGACCGTCAAGGACTGGGACGCCTGCGACGTCCGCTGGGCGCTGATGTACCCCGACGCCTACGAGGTCGGGCTGCCCAACCAGGGCGTCATGATCCTCTACGAGGTGCTCAACGAGCGTGAGGGCGTGCTGGCCGAGCGCACGTACAGCGTCTGGCCGGACCTGGAGGCGCTGATGCGCGAGCACCAGGTGCCGCAGTTCACGGTGGACGCGCACCGCCCGGTCAAGGCGTTCGACGTGTTCGGGCTCTCCTTCTCCACCGAGCTCGGCTACACCAACATGCTCACCGCGCTCGACCTGGCGGGCATCCCGCTGGAGGCCGCGGACCGCACCCTGGACGACCCGATCGTGCTGGCCGGCGGCCACGCCGCGTTCAACCCCGAGCCGATCGCGGACTTCATCGACTGCGCGGTGGTCGGTGACGGCGAACAGGCCGTGCTGGACATCACCGAGATCATCCGGGCCTGGAAGGCCGAGGGCCGCCCGGGCGGCCGCGACGAGCTGCTGCTGCGCCTCGCGCGCACCGGCGGGGTGTACGTCCCGAAGTTCTACGACGTCGAGTACCTGCCGGACGGCCGGATCGGCCGTGTGGTGCCGAACGCGCCCGGCGTGCCGTGGCGGGTCTCCAAGCACACCGTGATGGACCTGGACGAGTGGCCCTACCCCAAGCAGCCGCTGGTCCCGCTCGCCGAGACCGTGCACGAGCGGATGTCCGTGGAGATCTTCCGCGGCTGCACCCGCGGCTGCCGTTTCTGCCAGGCCGGCATGATCACGCGCCCCGTGCGGGAGCGAAGCATCACCGGTATCGGCGAGATGGTGGAGCGCGGGCTGAAGGCGACCGGCTTCGAGGAGGTCGGCCTGCTCTCGCTGTCCAGCGCCGACCACACCGAGATCGCCGACATCGCCAAGGGCCTGGCCGACCGCTACACCGAGGACAAGATCGGCCTCTCGCTGCCCTCCACCCGGGTCGACGCCTTCAACATCGACCTCGCCAACGAGCTGACCCGCAACGGCCGCCGCTCGGGCCTCACCTTCGCCCCCGAGGGCGGCAGTGAGCGGATCCGCAAGGTGATCAACAAGATGGTGTCGGAGGAGGACCTGATCCGCACCGTCGCCGCCGCCTATGGCAACGGCTGGCGCCAGGTGAAGCTGTACTTCATGGTCGGCCTCCCGACGGAGACCGACGAGGACGTGCTGCAGATCGCCGAGATGGCGAAGAACGTCATCCAGAAGGGCCGCGAGGTCACCGGCCAGAACGACATCCGCTGCACGGTGTCGATCGGCGGCTTCGTGCCCAAGCCGCACACGCCGTTCCAGTGGTCCCCGCAGCTGAGCGCCGAAGCCACCGACGCCCGGCTCGGCAAGCTGCGCGACGCGATCCGCAACGACCGCAAGTACGGCAAGAACATCGGCTTCCGCTACCACGACGGCAAGCCCGGCATCGTCGAGGGCCTGCTCTCCCGCGGCGACCGCCGGACCGGCAAGATCATCCGCGCGGTCTACGAGGACGGCGGCCGCTTCGACGGCTGGCGCGAGCACTTCTCCTACGACCGCTGGATGAAGGCCGCCGAGAAGGGCCTGGCCGGCACCGGCATCGACGTCGAGTGGTACACCACCCGCGAGCGCGCCTACGAGGAGGTGCTGCCCTGGGACCACCTGGACAGCGGCCTCGACAAGGACTGGCTCTGGGAGGACTGGCAGGACGCCCTGGAGGAGGTCGAGGTCGACGACTGCCGCTGGACGCCGTGCTTCGACTGCGGCGTGTGCCCGCAGATGGATACCCAGATCCAGATCGGCCCGACCGGCGTGAAGCTGCTGCCGCTGACGGTCGTCAAGTAG
- the rodA gene encoding rod shape-determining protein RodA, producing MTSGYGSYRQLRFSPQRGPIARAMARDAPLRRLDWVIVLAALALSLGSSMLVWSATRGRDSLTHGDPQYFLYRHLTNLVIGLALFGAVVAIGHHRIRAAVPVLYALAMLMLVAVLSPLGSTVNGAHSWIQFGGGFSVQPAEFAKLAIVLSMAMALSSRVDSGERAIPTDRSVLHGLVMAGLPICIVLLMPDLGSVMVMAVTVLGILLASGAPNRWVIGLMVAGGAGAAAIWKLGVLSKYQIDRFAAFADPALDPAGVGYNTAQARIAIGSGGLTGKGLFHGTQTMGQFVPEQQTDFVFSVAGEELGFVGGLAIILLVGVILWRACRIARQATDLYGTIVAAGVITWFAFQSFENIGMTLGIMPVAGIPLPFVSYGGSSMFAGWIAIGLLQSVRTQRHLKA from the coding sequence ATGACCTCCGGTTACGGCTCGTACCGCCAGCTGCGGTTCTCCCCGCAGCGCGGTCCCATCGCCCGGGCGATGGCCCGCGACGCTCCGCTGCGGCGGCTCGACTGGGTGATAGTGCTGGCCGCGCTTGCCCTGTCGCTGGGCAGTTCAATGCTGGTCTGGTCGGCCACCCGGGGGCGGGACTCGCTGACCCACGGCGACCCGCAGTACTTCCTCTACCGCCACCTCACCAACCTGGTGATCGGTCTTGCGCTGTTCGGCGCGGTCGTCGCGATAGGGCATCACCGGATAAGAGCCGCCGTGCCGGTGCTGTACGCGCTGGCGATGCTGATGCTGGTCGCGGTGCTCAGCCCGCTGGGCTCGACCGTCAACGGCGCGCACTCCTGGATCCAGTTCGGCGGCGGCTTCTCGGTGCAGCCGGCCGAGTTCGCCAAGCTCGCGATCGTGCTCAGCATGGCGATGGCGCTCTCCTCCCGGGTGGACTCCGGCGAGCGGGCCATACCGACCGACCGCAGTGTGCTGCACGGGCTGGTGATGGCCGGGCTGCCGATCTGCATCGTGCTGCTGATGCCCGACCTCGGCTCGGTCATGGTGATGGCCGTCACGGTCCTGGGCATCCTGCTGGCCTCGGGTGCGCCCAACCGCTGGGTGATCGGCCTGATGGTGGCCGGCGGCGCCGGAGCCGCGGCGATCTGGAAGCTCGGGGTGCTGAGCAAGTACCAGATCGACCGCTTCGCCGCGTTCGCGGATCCGGCGCTGGACCCGGCGGGTGTCGGCTACAACACCGCGCAGGCCCGGATCGCGATCGGCTCGGGCGGGCTCACCGGCAAGGGGCTCTTCCACGGCACCCAGACCATGGGCCAGTTCGTCCCCGAGCAGCAGACCGACTTCGTCTTCAGCGTGGCGGGGGAGGAGCTGGGGTTCGTCGGCGGGCTGGCGATCATCCTGCTGGTCGGCGTGATCCTCTGGCGTGCCTGCCGGATCGCCCGGCAGGCCACCGACCTGTACGGCACGATCGTGGCGGCCGGGGTGATCACCTGGTTCGCCTTCCAGTCCTTCGAGAACATCGGCATGACGCTCGGCATCATGCCGGTCGCGGGCATCCCGCTGCCGTTCGTCAGTTACGGCGGTTCGTCGATGTTCGCCGGCTGGATCGCCATCGGGCTGCTCCAGTCGGTGCGCACCCAGCGCCACCTCAAGGCCTGA